The proteins below are encoded in one region of Nitrospira sp.:
- a CDS encoding RluA family pseudouridine synthase produces MRVSTTPVEIVVTGGESSKRIDVFLANRDPTFSRSALQRLIEEGRIQINGRTVRPSQKIKPGDCIRLEVPRPEPLDLQPEAIPFEILHEDADLLVLNKPAGLVVHPAPGNWSGTLVNALLHHFATSGVTPSHVGGKERPGLVHRLDKETSGVMVIAKTDQSHRALAAQFKLHTITRVYEALIWGVPKQGHGLIELAIGRDTKERKKFSSRTTKPKASATEYQVEARYGKIAAQVRLTPRTGRTHQLRVHLNSINHPILGDKTYGGAKVMTLSGIAVPRVMLHARTLGFTHPTGGEYHQFDVSFPPDMAQVRDQLVEATTREVVPGA; encoded by the coding sequence ATGAGAGTGAGCACGACTCCAGTCGAAATTGTGGTGACTGGAGGTGAATCGTCAAAACGCATCGACGTCTTTCTTGCCAATCGCGATCCTACCTTCTCCCGCTCAGCGTTGCAGCGATTGATCGAGGAGGGCCGCATACAGATCAATGGCCGGACCGTGCGGCCGAGTCAGAAGATCAAGCCGGGAGACTGCATCAGGTTAGAAGTCCCTCGGCCTGAGCCACTTGATCTCCAGCCCGAAGCGATCCCCTTTGAGATTCTGCACGAAGATGCCGATCTATTGGTGCTCAATAAACCCGCGGGTCTAGTCGTGCACCCCGCGCCCGGGAATTGGTCGGGGACACTCGTGAACGCCTTGCTTCACCACTTTGCAACATCGGGGGTGACCCCATCCCACGTAGGAGGAAAGGAGCGGCCTGGTCTGGTCCATCGTCTCGACAAAGAAACGTCCGGCGTCATGGTCATTGCCAAGACTGATCAGTCTCACCGCGCGTTGGCGGCGCAATTTAAGCTCCATACCATCACTCGAGTCTATGAAGCGTTGATATGGGGGGTGCCGAAGCAGGGTCATGGTCTGATCGAGTTGGCGATCGGCCGGGATACGAAAGAACGGAAAAAGTTTTCATCCCGAACCACGAAGCCGAAAGCCTCGGCAACCGAGTATCAGGTCGAGGCGCGGTATGGAAAGATCGCTGCCCAGGTGCGTCTTACTCCGAGGACCGGGCGTACCCATCAACTACGGGTGCACCTGAACTCGATCAACCATCCCATCCTGGGCGATAAGACCTATGGTGGCGCAAAAGTGATGACCCTGTCAGGGATTGCGGTTCCGCGGGTGATGCTCCATGCTCGCACCCTGGGTTTTACACATCCCACGGGCGGTGAGTATCATCAGTTCGACGTGTCGTTTCCTCCCGATATGGCGCAGGTGCGCGATCAGCTTGTCGAGGCGACGACGCGCGAGGTGGTGCCAGGGGCGTGA
- a CDS encoding RluA family pseudouridine synthase, with protein sequence MQTAFVISAGERPKRLDLFLVHREPKLSRAALQRMIEAGWVRINSRVAKPSQRLKPGDVVCFDSPQPAPLLINGHHQALDILFEDACCLVINKPAGIVCHPGPGHWNDTLFNALLDHLGQTGGDGTIGLVHRLDRETSGVLVVAKTKAAHRHLAEQFEHHTVTREYEALVHGVPQPRRGLIDRGIGPEMGKPTRMSTHTLSPKPSATAYRVEEAFADMAAHLLVVPRTGRTHQIRAHLKSIGHPLLGDSMYGSHQTFLVDGAALPRVMLHARRLGFRHPEHHTSLEYDVDPPEDFQTIRRRLRVQAAEAITEAQGLKYPGQDGGAG encoded by the coding sequence ATGCAGACAGCCTTCGTCATCTCCGCGGGGGAGAGACCCAAACGCTTGGACCTGTTTCTCGTTCATCGTGAACCGAAATTATCGAGAGCGGCCCTGCAGCGCATGATCGAAGCCGGGTGGGTGCGAATCAATAGTCGCGTCGCCAAGCCCAGTCAAAGGCTGAAGCCCGGTGACGTGGTCTGTTTCGACAGTCCCCAGCCTGCGCCACTACTGATTAACGGGCACCATCAGGCCCTCGACATTCTCTTTGAGGATGCTTGCTGCCTCGTCATCAATAAACCAGCGGGGATCGTGTGTCATCCGGGGCCTGGCCATTGGAACGACACCTTGTTCAATGCATTGCTCGACCACCTGGGACAGACCGGAGGCGACGGCACCATTGGGCTCGTCCATCGTCTCGACCGGGAGACGTCTGGCGTGCTGGTGGTGGCGAAAACTAAAGCGGCGCATCGGCATCTCGCCGAACAATTCGAGCATCATACGGTGACCCGGGAGTACGAAGCGTTAGTCCATGGAGTGCCGCAACCGAGGCGAGGTCTCATCGACCGGGGAATAGGCCCAGAGATGGGGAAGCCCACCCGCATGTCGACACACACGTTGAGTCCAAAGCCTTCAGCAACCGCCTATCGGGTGGAGGAAGCCTTTGCAGATATGGCAGCCCATCTGCTCGTGGTGCCGAGGACTGGACGAACCCATCAAATTCGCGCACATCTTAAGAGCATCGGGCATCCCCTTCTCGGGGACAGCATGTACGGATCACACCAGACGTTTCTCGTCGACGGAGCCGCACTTCCCAGGGTCATGTTACACGCGCGCAGACTCGGCTTTCGACATCCGGAACATCACACCTCGCTTGAGTATGATGTAGACCCACCGGAGGATTTTCAGACTATCCGTAGGAGGCTTCGCGTCCAGGCAGCCGAAGCGATCACTGAAGCGCAAGGCTTGAAATATCCCGGTCAAGATGGCGGCGCTGGATGA
- a CDS encoding GNAT family N-acetyltransferase translates to MPPALKTGQRPITFSDRNDFDAAQLLQLYRQAPWAKDRALEQVQAMLAQTDLVISAWDGSRLVGFGRVLTDYVFRASIWDVIVDRHYQGQKIGTEIVRRILDHPTLQPVELFWLCTRRPGFYERLGFSAKEQTGMVWSRKHSGPQT, encoded by the coding sequence ATGCCTCCCGCTCTCAAGACCGGCCAACGACCCATCACATTTTCTGATCGCAACGATTTCGACGCGGCACAACTGCTTCAATTGTACCGGCAGGCTCCCTGGGCAAAGGATCGTGCCCTTGAGCAGGTGCAGGCCATGCTCGCACAGACTGACCTCGTGATTTCAGCCTGGGACGGTTCGCGGCTTGTGGGCTTCGGTCGCGTCCTGACCGACTACGTGTTCCGGGCCTCCATTTGGGATGTCATCGTCGATCGCCACTATCAAGGCCAGAAGATCGGCACGGAGATTGTGCGGCGCATCCTCGACCATCCGACGCTGCAACCGGTGGAGTTGTTCTGGCTGTGCACGCGTCGGCCGGGATTCTATGAGCGGCTCGGTTTCAGCGCCAAAGAGCAGACCGGCATGGTCTGGTCCAGAAAGCACTCAGGCCCGCAGACCTAG
- a CDS encoding F0F1 ATP synthase subunit epsilon produces the protein MAGKILLEVVTPEKLLLSQEVDEVIAPGSEGEFGVLPGHCHLLSSLRIGELRYKSHDIWHYMSILWGYAEVTPAKVTVMAEIAEKAEDIDVGRAQQAVEKAEQRLQAGGLPSEVKEAQISLEKARLRKKIADRARKTSHA, from the coding sequence ATGGCTGGAAAGATTCTCCTAGAAGTTGTGACGCCGGAAAAGTTGCTCCTGAGCCAGGAGGTTGATGAGGTCATCGCCCCGGGCAGCGAGGGCGAATTCGGCGTCTTGCCAGGCCATTGCCATCTACTCTCCAGTTTGCGTATCGGCGAGCTGCGGTATAAGTCTCATGACATCTGGCATTACATGTCGATCTTGTGGGGTTATGCCGAAGTGACCCCTGCCAAAGTGACCGTCATGGCCGAGATTGCCGAGAAGGCAGAGGACATTGATGTGGGACGCGCGCAGCAGGCGGTTGAAAAAGCCGAACAGCGCCTCCAGGCCGGAGGGCTTCCCTCGGAAGTCAAAGAAGCGCAGATTAGCCTCGAAAAGGCCCGTCTTCGGAAGAAGATTGCCGATCGTGCTCGAAAGACCAGTCACGCCTAA